In Candidatus Omnitrophota bacterium, the genomic stretch AACAGTTTTTGAGTTCAATCGTAAGGAACTCGCGAGGGTTGATAGCAGTTATTGGGTTTGTCGATCAAGAGGGGTTAAATCTTTATAATGCCTCAGCCTTAATCCAGGATGGCAAGATTTGTGACGTCTACCGTAAGGTTATCCTTCCTAATTATGGTGTATTTGATGAAAAAAGGCATTTTAGTCCCGGAACTGCCTTGTCTGTATATAATTTCGGCAACTATAAGTTTAGTGTAACTATATGTGAAGATATTTGGCAGAAGGAGACTGTTAGTTTATTAGAAAACTGTGATTTAGATTTTGTTATTAATATTTCTGCTTCACCGTTTAATTTAGGCAAGATGTCTCAGCGAGAAAAGGTTTTAGCACAGGCTGCCCGGCGCTTAAAGAGTTTTATATTTTATGCTAATTTAATCGGAGGCCAAGATGAGATTGTATTTGATGGCACAAGTAAGGTTATATCCCCGCAGGGCAAACTAATAGCTTGTGCAAAAAGATTTCAAGAGGACTTGTTGGTCTTTAATCTTAACCGTAAGAAAAACTATCCAACCAAAAAAATCAAGGAAGAAGCTGCGGTGGAGGCGTTCTCGGCCTTAAAGCTTGGTCTTTATGATTATGTTAATAAGAATGGTTTTAAGAAAGTTGTTGTTGGGGTAAGTGGCGGAATTGACTCAGCAGTGGTGGTTAGTTTAGCGGTGATAGCCTTGGGTAAAGATAATGTTTCAGCATTGCTTATGCCTTCGGTTTTTACCTCAGATGCTACTTATCGTGATGCTAAAAAAATATGCGAAAGTTTAGGAATTAAATACTATATTGTCAAAATTAATGACATTCTAAATGCTTACTTTA encodes the following:
- a CDS encoding NAD+ synthase, which codes for MLKVVLAQINPTVGALAENCAKIISYIKRARAKGADIVVFPELSLIGYPPEDLLRKNHFISKSKQFLSSIVRNSRGLIAVIGFVDQEGLNLYNASALIQDGKICDVYRKVILPNYGVFDEKRHFSPGTALSVYNFGNYKFSVTICEDIWQKETVSLLENCDLDFVINISASPFNLGKMSQREKVLAQAARRLKSFIFYANLIGGQDEIVFDGTSKVISPQGKLIACAKRFQEDLLVFNLNRKKNYPTKKIKEEAAVEAFSALKLGLYDYVNKNGFKKVVVGVSGGIDSAVVVSLAVIALGKDNVSALLMPSVFTSDATYRDAKKICESLGIKYYIVKINDILNAYFKDLSAHFKGKKPDITEENLQARIRGNILMAFSNKFDYLVLNTGNKSEVSCGYCTLYGDMVGGFGVLKDVPKLLVYKLAQQINKISSKKVIPDSVIKRPPSAELKSNQKDTDSLPDYKLLDAILKFYVEDDLSLEEIVAKGYNKAVVRRVITMVDSNEYKRRQAPVGIKITPRALGKDRRMPITNKFSQ